ATTTTGAAATGTATctgaattttatcaaatttaaaagattgttaaaattttgaaaagaaatatgaatATGAAGTAATTAACTCTTGACATTATGAAATTCgtgtaaaatttttataattattttcttattcaagtactATGTTTTGGCATATTTGTCACacatgtaaaataaaaataaattaatgtaagTAGGTTCCAGAGAGGGTCGATAGGCCGGTTGCTCAGTAATAACTACTCTAACTAATTGACTTGACCATCTATTTAACACAACACTTTCTTTTGACCTATACACCTTTCTGAAACATGactaaaaacaaaattcaaaatttaatactcaaaagaaagaaaacaaatagaCCCTCCCCACCCTAAAATAAGTATTTGtttcaaatactttttttttaaaaaaaatatactctgAAGCTAGTGAAACTTTTAAGAGAAAAGAGTAATCTAGATAAATActcttaattataattaaaacgATCGTTGGTTTAGCTATCTTGAGATTACTTatcaatttatcatatatataaaataacttattttattactatGATATAATTAAATTGTGGGAAAGTTATTCCAAATATGATAACAataagatattaaaaaattaccCCATCACTATTTTCTGATGGGAAAATTACGCCGTTAAGCAAACTATGATAGttaattactcattttagttatagtttgctataattatcattcacgagtaacattatacattaattatgtggattgactttgagtttgtataattaactacgtttgtatatgtataattcgtcagagtatacaaacacatatgaatatacaattatctaactgatatacatatacaattatctaactgatatacatatacgaatcacctctctcccactctttgccTCTAATTTTGCTcatctctctcctccctcttacatatatcaacatattgtaattatcaaaaagaataATTAGACTATTTTTTAGTGACTATATATGAAAGTTCCTCAATAAAATAGTAGgcattgaataaaaatatttatttataaaaatatccaCCACAATTGtggtgaaaaaaaaagtaaaaatgctTTTGAGGAGTAATTGTGTTTTTAACCATTTTAATGCATGTATTAAATTCCTTTGCATTACTAATACCTAGAAATCaatggtattagtaatacatttttaatacacaatagagtgtatattaattatacataaCAAGAAAAAATGTACCAAACAATAAATAACTAATACACAAAGCTAATACGTACATTATTTTTGCTAATAAACTCTACCAAACAACCCTGAAGATTAAGGATgtccaaaaatttaaaagacaaaCAATATAGATAAAGAGAGCGTTTAGAACggaagaaaaatttgaaaaacatttctttagttaatttgaaaatctcaaaaatgTCTTTTCCATAAGTGTCAACTTCCTTTACTATCACCCCCAACTTATCTAAGATAATAATATTCTCTTTTTACCtattaaaactcaaaataagttagaaaatagttatttttataaaaaaaaaattgagaaatatttttttcattgtgAAACAAAGCAAAGGTTTTCTCCAACTCCAGTAAATAGTGGCTACAAGCAAAGATGTATACAGATAGAGGCATTGAATTCCATTAAATGTATGTATTCATTCCTCCACCAACCCATTTTTTGCCTATAAAAAGAGACTCATGGAAACACCACTTCATCACTACTCATCAAGTGTAGAGGCAtaggattaaaaaaaatataggaaGTGATGGCAAACAAGTTGTGCATAGTTATTCTTTGTCTTGCTTTGGTAGTAGTTCATACCACAGCAGCAAGAGACATGCCAAGTGACAATGGTCTTTATGACCAAAAGAATGTTTTCGTAGGCGCTGGAGGTATTGGTGGCATTGGAAGCAATGGATTGCCTTTTGGTGGAGTTGTTAGCGGAGTAGGTGGGAATGTTGGTGGATTTGGTGCTGGAATTGGTGGTGGAGCTGGATTTGGAGGAGGAGTGGGGGGTGGTGGACTAGGTGGTCTAGGAGGATTAGGTGGCATTGGTGGCGGTGTTGGTGGTGGTGCTGGTGGTGGTGCAGGAAGTCTTCCACTTCCATGAAGATTAATATTAGTTGAAGTTTAATTTGTATCATGCATATTGTTTGGTTTTAGTATTATGGCTAGTGTGAGAAATTAAAagagtgatttttttttcttttctttttgttgcatGTTTGGTTTCATTCATAGTGTAATGTTATGTGTTTTTTCACGTGTTTAATGTAATGTAATTTGTTGCACTTGTAATGcttttttttctctcactttgcttcttttaattttttttgctttagttGTGAAGTTCGATTTTGTTAGATATACACTAGCAAGCTTGCAACTTGAACTAGCCACAAACAACTAACTCATCGTAATTCTGCGAATAAAAGATAGATAGgataatatttatatagttttatttctatcttgtaaaaattaaaaaaaattatatttatgatagATTCTTCGCTCATAAGAAACAACTATAGAAGTAGAGcaaaagaattttaattttacgattacaatgaattattgaaatgttgaatttctccaaaaaaaatttactactttatatttttcactATAAAGAGGGCATTCTGCTTAATTAAtggatattatttatttttcttgacaaACATCTCAAATTAATCCCAATCTATATCAATTATTTCAACAACCACTTAAACATTATATTCGTCctttaacaataaatatatcACAAAAGGAGAACTACTTCCATACCCTACATCCACCTTGTCTCATTACCATGTATCTTTTATAATACGGTTAATTACAATAAATATTTCTGTAATATGACC
The nucleotide sequence above comes from Solanum pennellii chromosome 9, SPENNV200. Encoded proteins:
- the LOC107029404 gene encoding glycine-rich protein 23-like: MANKLCIVILCLALVVVHTTAARDMPSDNGLYDQKNVFVGAGGIGGIGSNGLPFGGVVSGVGGNVGGFGAGIGGGAGFGGGVGGGGLGGLGGLGGIGGGVGGGAGGGAGSLPLP